In Colletotrichum destructivum chromosome 8, complete sequence, the following proteins share a genomic window:
- a CDS encoding Putative AAA+ ATPase domain, CDR ABC transporter, ABC-2 type transporter, transmembrane, with amino-acid sequence MSVPFNADATSRGTGPGRSPSGSQKTFVDHDAIFTQNEEALPTSKAMDGNSVYGKDADAFASTSDEDGNDTELERRQSIVQELAREYTRHSAVNVDGDNMALFGSDDPDSPLNPNGKKFSARKWAKTLANITNEHGSGYRTAGFTYQNLNVFGYGKETDYQKDIANVWLEIPGLARKLTSKTGGQRRIDILRDFNGVVEAGEMLVVLGPPGSGCSTFLKTIAGEMNGIYTDDRAYFNYQGLSAKELHKHHAGDAIYTAEVDVHYPQLSVGDTLTFASRARCPRVLPPGISSSQYCDHLRDVVMAMYGISHTVNTRVGNEYIRGVSGGERKRVTIAEATLSNAPLQCWDNSTRGLDSANAVEFCKTLRLQSELFGQTCAVSIYQAPQSAYDLFDKVLVLYEGRQIFFGRTTEARQYFINLGFECPPRQTTPDFLTSMTAPSERVVRPGWESRVPRTPDDFAACWNASQENQALKEQIEQYKAAHPLDGPDAEVFRNQKQSVQAKNQRLKSPFILSYGQQVKLCLWRGFKLLKGDPSLTLFSLIANSCTALIMSSLFYNLPETTSSFYSRSAVLFVAILANAFSSALEILTQYSQRPIVEKQRRYAFYHASAEAFSSVLVDMPYKIANTICYDLILYFMTNLNRQPGNFFFFLLTTFLMVLAMSGVFRSIASLSRSLSQAMVPASILILALVIFTGFVIPVDYMLGWCRWINYLDPVAYGFEALMVNEFHNREFECGAFVPSPGLAGYENISLDNRACSTVGAVPGRSTVSGDAYINSQYKYFNSHKWRNIGILIAFTIALHTVYFLATEYISAKKSKGEVLVFRRGVSAPSKVKDDPEASVSGPAAIVEKGGQGASANEGAIQGSTSVFHWGKVCYEVKIKTETRRILDEVDGWVKPGTLTALMGVSGAGKTTLLDCLADRVSMGVITGEMLVDGKIRDESFQRKTGYVQQQDLHLETSTVREALEFSALLRQPATTPKAEKLAYVDEVIKLLDMQEYADAVVGVLGEGLNVEQRKRLTIGVELAAKPPLLLFVDEPTSGLDSQTSWAILDLLEKLSKAGQSILCTIHQPSAMLFQRFDRLLFLAKGGRTVYFGDIGENSHTLTSYFERNGAPKCPPGENPAEWMLSAIGAAPGSTTEVDWHQAWKSSPEYQAVQDELQRLKSQGTANEKISAEDKELAHREFAAPLWDQFLIVTRRVFQQYWRTPSYLYSKFILCCSVALFIGLVFLNAPLSIQGLQNQMFAIFNILTIFGQLVQQQMPHFVTQRSLYEVRERPSKTYSWKVFMLSQIVTEIPWNSLMSLFMFICVYYPVGLYENGDPSQKSERAGLMWLLFWQFLVFTCTFAHACIAITDTAEAGGNLANVLFMMCLLFCGVLASPETMPGFWIFMYRVSPFTYLVSAILSTGLANSQVTCSSNEYIHFNPPANETCEDYMSNYIGAMGGYLEDPTARTDCSFCSIENTNAFLTSISSNFDNRWRDFGIGMVYIIVNIFAALGLYWLLRMPKGRKKA; translated from the exons ATGTCTGTGCCGTTCAACGCAGACGCGACATCTCGCGGCACCGGCCCTGGTCGATCTCCTTCTGGTAGCCAAAAGACTTTTGTGGACCACGACGCCATTTTTACCCAGAACGAAGAAGCGCTACCGACTTCGAAGGCCATGGACGGTAACTCTGTGTATGGCAAAGATGCCGATGCTTTCGCATCGACGTCCGATGAAGATGGAAACGACACCGAGCTGGAGCGCCGCCAGTCTATCGTACAGGAACTAGCTCGAGAGTACACCCGACACTCCGCCGTCAATGTCGACGGGGACAACATGGCTTTGTTCGGCAGCGACGACCCCGACTCGCCCCTCAACCCCAACGGAAAGAAATTCAGCGCCCGGAAGTGGGCCAAGAccctcgccaacatcacGAACGAGCACGGATCTGGATACAGAACAGCCGGCTTCACGTACCAGAACCTGAACGTCTTCGGATACGGCAAGGAGACGGACTACCAGAAGGATATTGCGAACGTGTGGCTTGAGATCCCTGGTCTCGCCCGCAAACTTACCTCGAAAACCGGAGGCCAGCGCCGCATCGACATTCTCCGGGACTTCAACGGTGTGGTCGAAGCAGGAGAGatgctcgtcgtccttgggcCTCCTGGATCTGGCTGCTCTACCTTCCTCAAGACGATTGCGGGCGAGATGAACGGTATCTACACCGATGACCGTGCCTACTTTAACTACCAGGGCCTCTCTGCAAAGGAACTACACAAGCACCACGCGGGAGACGCCATTTACACCGCCGAAGTGGACGTCCACTACCCTCAGCTTTCCGTGGGAGACACCCTCACGTTTGCTTCCAGGGCTCGTTGTCCTCGAGTCCTTCCTCCCGGCATCTCCTCTAGCCAGTACTGTGACCACCTCCGCGACGTTGTCATGGCCATGTACGGCATCAGCCATACGGTCAATACACGTGTGGGCAACGAGTACATCCGCGGTGTGTCCGGAGGAGAACGCAAGCGCGTGACCATTGCCGAGGCAACGTTGTCGAACGCTCCTTTGCAGTGCTGGGATAACTCAACCAGAGGTCTTGACTCGGCCAATGCCGTCGAGTTCTGCAAGACTCTGCGTTTGCAGTCGGAACTGTTCGGCCAGACCTGTGCCGTCTCGATTTACCAGGCGCCCCAGAGCGCGTATGATCTGTTCGATAAGGTACTCGTTCTGTATGAGGGACGACAGATCTTCTTCGGTCGCACAACGGAAGCGAGGCAGTACTTTATCAATCTCGGATTCGAATGCCCGCCCCGCCAGACAACACCCGACTTCCTCACCTCGATGACGGCACCATCCGAACGTGTCGTTCGCCCTGGATGGGAGTCCCGCGTCCCCAGAACCCCTGACGACTTTGCTGCTTGCTGGAACGCCAGCCAGGAAAACCAGGCCTTGAAGGAGCAAATTGAGCAATACAAAGCCGCCCACCCCCTCGATGGACCGGACGCCGAGGTCTTTAGGAACCAGAAGCAGTCGGTGCAGGCAAAGAACCAACGCCTCAAGTCCCCCTTCATTCTCTCCTACGGCCAGCAAGTCAAGCTGTGCCTTTGGCGTGGCTTCAAGCTCCTCAAGGGCGATCCCAGTCTGACGTTGTTTTCGCTCATCGCCAACTCGTGTACGGCTCTGATCATGTCGTCTTTGTTCTACAATCTTCCGGAAACCACCTCTTCTTTCTACAGTCGGTCTGCggtcctcttcgtcgccatcctcgccaacgcTTTCTCCAGCGCCCTCGAGATTCTCACCCAGTACTCCCAGAGACCCATTGTCGAGAAGCAGAGACGCTATGCATTCTATCACGCATCGGCCGAAGCTTTCTCCTCTGTGTTGGTGGACATGCCATACAAGATCGCAAACACCATCTGTTACGACTTGATCCTCTACTTTATGACCAACCTGAACAGACAGCCTGgcaacttcttcttcttcctgctaACTACCTTCCTAATGGTTCTCGCCATGTCAGGAGTATTCAGATCAAT CGCCTCGTTGTCTCGCTCGTTGTCGCAGGCCATGGTACCCGCTTCCATTTTGATTCTCGCCCTGGTTATCTTCACTGGTTTCGTCATCCCCGTTGACTACATGCTGGGTTGGTGCCGGTGGATCAACTATCTCGATCCCGTTGCTTATGGTTTCGAAGCG CTCATGGTGAACGAGTTCCACAACCGCGAATTCGAGTGCGGCGCCTTCGTTCCCAGCCCTGGACTCGCCGGCTATGAGAACATCAGCTTGGACAACAGAGCCTGTTCCACGGTCGGCGCTGTTCCCGGCAGGTCTACTGTCAGCGGAGACGCGTACATCAACTCCCAGTACAAGTACTTCAACTCTCACAAGTGGCGCAACAtcggcatcctcatcgccTTCACCATCGCCCTCCACACTGTCTACTTCTTGGCCACAGAATACATCTCGGCCAAGAAGTCCAAGGGAgaggtcctcgtcttccgcaGAGGCGTTTCCGCTCCTTCCAAAGTCAAGGACGACCCTGAAGCTTCTGTGTCCGGGCCCGCCGCCATTGTTGAAAagggcggccagggcgcTTCAGCCAACGAGGGTGCGATTCAAGGCTCCACAAGCGTTTTCCACTGGGGCAAGGTGTGCTATGAGGTCAAGATCAAGACGGAGACCAGAAGGATCCTGGACGAGGTGGATGGTTGGGTGAAGCCGGGCACATTGACAGCCCTGATGGGCGTTTCTGGCGCCGGAAAGACGACTTTGCTCGACTGCCTCGCAGACCGTGTCTCCATGGGCGTGATCACCGGAGAAATGCTCGTTGACGGCAAGATACGCGACGAATCCTTCCAGCGCAAAACCGGCTAtgtccagcagcaggatcTTCACCTTGAGACGAGTACTGTTCGAGAGGCGTTGGAGTTTAGCGCACTGCTGCGCCAACCCGCCACCACGCCCAAGGCAGAAAAGCTCGCATATGTGGACGAAGTCATCAAGCTTTTGGACATGCAGGAAtacgccgacgccgttgtAGGTGTGCTTGGTGAGGGCCTGAACGTTGAGCAGCGAAAGCGTCTCACGATTGGTGTCGAACTGGCTGCGAAGCCGCCCCTGCTGCTCTTCGTCGACGAACCTACCTCCGGCTTGGATTCCCAAACGTCATGGGCCATCCTGGACCTGCTTGAAAAGCTCTCAAAGGCAGGCCAGTCGATCTTGTGCACCATCCACCAACCGTCTGCCATGCTGTTCCAACGCTTCGACCGCCTATTGTTCCTGGCCAAGGGTGGCAGAACCGTGTACTTTGGCGATATTGGCGAAAACTCTCACACCCTCACCTCCTATTTCGAACGGAACGGTGCCCCCAAGTGTCCTCCTGGTGAGAACCCGGCCGAATGGATGCTCAGCGCGATTGGTGCGGCGCCCGGTTCGACGACCGAGGTTGACTGGCACCAGGCGTGGAAGTCGAGCCCCGAGTACCAAGCCGTCCAGGACGAGCTCCAGCGGCTCAAGTCCCAGGGCACCGCCAACGAGAagatctcggccgaggacaaggagctGGCACATCGCGAGTTCGCCGCTCCTCTTTGGGATCAGTTCCTCATCGTTACCCGCCGTGTCTTCCAGCAATACTGGCGCACGCCCTCGTACCTCTACTCCAAGTTCATCCTTTGTTGTTCCGTCGCCCTATTCATCGGtctcgtcttcctcaacgCCCCCCTCAGTATCCAGGGCTTGCAGAATCAGATGTTTGCCATCTTCAACATCCTGACCATCTTCGGCCAACtggtgcagcagcagatgcCGCACTTCGTCACTCAACGCTCTCTCTACGAAGTTCGCGAACGTCCCTCCAAGACGTACAGCTGGAAGGTGTTCATGCTGTCGCAAATCGTCACCGAGATCCCTTGGAACTCCCTCATGTCGTTGTTCATGTTCATCTGCGTCTACTACCCCGTCGGTCTGTACGAGAACGGCGACCCCAGCCAGAAGAGCGAGCGCGCCGGCTTGATGTGGCTTCTGTTCTGGCAGTTCCTTGTCTTCACGTGTACTTTTGCCCACGCCTGCATCGCCATTACGGACAccgccgaggcgggcggcaaCCTGGCCAACGTCCTGTTTATGATGTGTCTGCTGTTCTGCGGTGTCTTGGCCAGCCCCGAGACCATGCCAGGCTTCTGGATCTTCATGTATAGGGTGTCGCCATTCACGTACCTCGTATCGGCAATCTTGTCGACAGGTCTGGCCAATTCACAGGTGACGTGCTCCTCGAACGAGTACATCCACTTCAATCCGCCGGCCAACGAGACATGCGAAGACTACATGAGCAACTACATCGGTGCCATGGGAGGTTATCTCGAGGACCCCACCGCCCGGACCGACTGCAGCTTCTGCTCCATCGAAAATACAAACGCCTTCCTCACCTCCATTAGCTCCAACTTTGACAACAGGTGGCGCGATttcggcatcggcatggtGTACATTATCGTTAACATTTTTGCCGCTCTGGGTCTTTACTGGTTGCTGCGCATGCCCAAGGGCAGGAAGAAGGCTTAA